In Macadamia integrifolia cultivar HAES 741 chromosome 1, SCU_Mint_v3, whole genome shotgun sequence, a single window of DNA contains:
- the LOC122074873 gene encoding protein SRC2-like isoform X1: MEYRPLELTVISAKDIKDVNLFGKMDVYVVVTLGGDPRTKQKTPIDKDGGRSPNWNFKMNFNIDEVAAQKGGLVLVFQLFSDRSLGGDKEIGDVHVPVKELLESAGKGNSAQSVTYQVRKPSGKAKGQLNFSYKFSDKVTAPASAVSKAAEPITAYPVAAGTSAAYAAYPAPGSSSAYPPPGAAGYPPYPPQPQGAYPPPEGYPKPVAGYGYPPPGAYPYPPPQPGYGYPPQQGYPPVQQPQKKSRLGLGAGLLGGALGGLLIGDLIADAGHGGGCGGGGCGGGGCGGGGCGGGF; encoded by the coding sequence ATGGAATACAGACCATTAGAACTCACAGTGATATCTGCTAAAGATATCAAAGATGTTAATCTCTTCGGGAAGATGGACGTCTACGTCGTTGTTACTCTCGGCGGTGATCCCCGTACGAAGCAGAAAACCCCAATCGATAAAGATGGTGGGAGGAGCCCTAATTGGAATTTCAAGATGAACTTCAACATCGATGAAGTCGCTGCTCAGAAAGGGGGTCTTGTTCTCGTCTTTCAACTATTTTCGGATCGTAGTCTTGGTGGCGATAAAGAAATCGGCGACGTACATGTCCCCGTTAAGGAGCTACTCGAAAGCGCCGGTAAAGGAAATTCTGCTCAATCTGTTACTTATCAGGTCAGGAAACCTTCTGGTAAAGCCAAAGGTCAGTTGAATTTCTCTTATAAGTTCAGCGATAAAGTCACTGCTCCGGCATCGGCGGTATCAAAAGCAGCTGAACCCATTACCGCCTACCCAGTTGCTGCAGGGACCAGCGCGGCTTATGCTGCATATCCGGCACCTGGATCTAGTAGTGCGTATCCTCCGCCGGGGGCTGCGGGTTATCCACCTTACCCGCCGCAGCCGCAAGGAGCGTATCCACCGCCAGAGGGATATCCAAAGCCGGTGGCAGGGTATGGGTACCCACCGCCAGGGGCGTATCCATACCCTCCACCTCAACCAGGTTATGGGTATCCACCGCAGCAGGGTTATCCGCCTGTGCAGCAGCCGCAAAAGAAGAGTAGGCTTGGGTTGGGAGCTGGATTGCTGGGAGGAGCACTTGGAGGTCTTTTGATAGGGGATTTGATTGCTGATGCTGGTCATGGTGGTGGTTGCGGTGGTGGTggctgtggtggtggtggttgtggtggtggtggttgtggtggtggtttttaa
- the LOC122074873 gene encoding protein SRC2-like isoform X2 has protein sequence MEYRPLELTVISAKDIKDVNLFGKMDVYVVVTLGGDPRTKQKTPIDKDGGRSPNWNFKMNFNIDEVAAQKGGLVLVFQLFSDRSLGGDKEIGDVHVPVKELLESAGKGNSAQSVTYQVRKPSGKAKVAAGTSAAYAAYPAPGSSSAYPPPGAAGYPPYPPQPQGAYPPPEGYPKPVAGYGYPPPGAYPYPPPQPGYGYPPQQGYPPVQQPQKKSRLGLGAGLLGGALGGLLIGDLIADAGHGGGCGGGGCGGGGCGGGGCGGGF, from the exons ATGGAATACAGACCATTAGAACTCACAGTGATATCTGCTAAAGATATCAAAGATGTTAATCTCTTCGGGAAGATGGACGTCTACGTCGTTGTTACTCTCGGCGGTGATCCCCGTACGAAGCAGAAAACCCCAATCGATAAAGATGGTGGGAGGAGCCCTAATTGGAATTTCAAGATGAACTTCAACATCGATGAAGTCGCTGCTCAGAAAGGGGGTCTTGTTCTCGTCTTTCAACTATTTTCGGATCGTAGTCTTGGTGGCGATAAAGAAATCGGCGACGTACATGTCCCCGTTAAGGAGCTACTCGAAAGCGCCGGTAAAGGAAATTCTGCTCAATCTGTTACTTATCAGGTCAGGAAACCTTCTGGTAAAGCCAAAG TTGCTGCAGGGACCAGCGCGGCTTATGCTGCATATCCGGCACCTGGATCTAGTAGTGCGTATCCTCCGCCGGGGGCTGCGGGTTATCCACCTTACCCGCCGCAGCCGCAAGGAGCGTATCCACCGCCAGAGGGATATCCAAAGCCGGTGGCAGGGTATGGGTACCCACCGCCAGGGGCGTATCCATACCCTCCACCTCAACCAGGTTATGGGTATCCACCGCAGCAGGGTTATCCGCCTGTGCAGCAGCCGCAAAAGAAGAGTAGGCTTGGGTTGGGAGCTGGATTGCTGGGAGGAGCACTTGGAGGTCTTTTGATAGGGGATTTGATTGCTGATGCTGGTCATGGTGGTGGTTGCGGTGGTGGTggctgtggtggtggtggttgtggtggtggtggttgtggtggtggtttttaa